From a region of the Armatimonadota bacterium genome:
- a CDS encoding TatD family hydrolase: protein MPIEKYNIQNTNYKIIDTHAHLTDPKFSDDLDEVIERANEAGIARIIVCGDSIASSRYAVDLANKYECVFATVGVHPHDSKSYDDKTAGQLAGLSRCDKVLAIGEIGLDFHYDFSPRADQFRAFEAQIDLAGSLGLPIVIHSRESNPEALQIIKSHAANITGGVFHYFSGDEDLARQVLEMGLYIGVDGPITYKSSEMQRQVVRYCPLERILIETDCPYLAPVPKRGKRNEPAYARIVAEEVARIKGISIEELAEITTANARRLFGKNL from the coding sequence ATGCCCATAGAAAAATATAATATCCAAAATACTAATTATAAAATTATAGATACTCATGCTCATTTAACGGATCCCAAGTTTTCGGACGATCTGGATGAAGTGATCGAGCGGGCAAACGAGGCAGGAATAGCGAGGATTATTGTATGCGGGGACAGTATAGCGTCCAGCAGATATGCAGTAGACCTGGCGAACAAATATGAGTGTGTTTTCGCCACGGTGGGAGTGCATCCTCACGATTCAAAGAGCTATGACGATAAAACAGCCGGGCAATTAGCGGGACTATCGCGGTGCGATAAAGTCCTGGCAATTGGTGAGATAGGGCTGGACTTTCATTACGACTTCAGCCCACGCGCTGACCAGTTCAGGGCTTTTGAAGCTCAGATCGACCTGGCTGGGAGCCTGGGCCTGCCTATAGTGATCCACAGTCGCGAGTCCAACCCCGAGGCGCTGCAGATAATCAAATCACATGCGGCGAATATCACGGGTGGAGTGTTTCACTACTTCTCGGGTGATGAGGATTTGGCAAGACAGGTGCTGGAGATGGGTCTTTATATAGGTGTAGACGGGCCTATAACATACAAATCATCCGAGATGCAGCGGCAGGTAGTAAGATACTGCCCGCTGGAGAGGATTTTAATTGAGACAGACTGCCCTTACCTGGCTCCGGTGCCAAAGCGCGGAAAGCGCAACGAGCCTGCTTATGCGCGGATAGTTGCCGAGGAAGTGGCGCGGATCAAGGGTATTTCAATCGAAGAGCTGGCCGAAATCACTACAGCCAATGCGCGCAGGCTCTTTGGCAAAAATCTCTAG
- a CDS encoding beta-galactosidase, with protein sequence MRRLLSAVFVLCIVCSALYAQEQTNSQVFSEQYIKDHLQQIAKALPSLKAKMDKLKAKGQDISYPMVTYTVLDSFIGYVDEDATKGELERASMQLTDMGNMGRRLEKELNEALQGKRKFPSVPKWTGDSRPIIKDGSFYAPTTTFGKPGREIRPVFFTGWGVDDQYIDKYPGYGINLTGSETGPWEVFPEEGKTEDTPITRLKDRISKSQKAGVAYDLLISPHYFPAWVINKYPDLRTTNSEFIQYCLHDPDGQEFLKQYIEHILTPLKDNVNLFSICLSNEPKNEEIPCKYGAIDWHEWLQKKHGDINTLNSRWGTGYLSFDDIELPNPHDDNTKQPMTRWADYVRFNQEFFTGWHKMLADAVHAVAPGVPVHAKAQTYTLTEADAVKFGNDAYLLGQVTDISGNDSMCWYHFGKYAFANGWLTNAMNYDLQRSVKNAPIFNSENHIILDGETRYIPAEHVRAALWQQAVHGQCATEMWVWGRSFDKKSVAYGSIKSRPKCAEAVGIVNCDLNRAAKEVAALQQAPAQVQILHDTSALIYDGKPYTDSLDSVYSALFFTGVKTGFITERQLEDGIEPNAPVVCIPNAAHLSDGAFKTLQKYKGHVILIDSANLLTNNEYDKPRDERIAGDVIYCDKDDTISQKLSADIGSKLAAWNVLPEITPLTLDNKPAWGVEWKEATMGGGTVINLCNYLHEPVTVKLSRGGKNVNAVDVLTGENITKTITLNSLEVRLLKAKN encoded by the coding sequence ATGCGACGTCTTCTTTCAGCAGTGTTTGTCTTGTGTATCGTCTGCTCTGCGTTATATGCTCAGGAGCAGACGAACAGCCAGGTGTTTTCCGAACAATATATAAAAGACCATCTGCAGCAAATTGCAAAGGCGCTCCCGTCTCTCAAGGCCAAAATGGATAAGCTCAAGGCCAAAGGTCAGGATATATCCTACCCAATGGTTACATATACCGTGCTAGATAGCTTTATCGGCTATGTGGATGAAGACGCGACAAAGGGCGAGCTGGAACGGGCCTCGATGCAGCTCACCGATATGGGCAATATGGGCCGCAGGCTGGAAAAAGAACTCAACGAAGCGCTGCAGGGAAAGCGCAAATTCCCGTCTGTCCCAAAATGGACCGGTGACAGCCGCCCAATAATCAAGGACGGCTCGTTTTATGCCCCGACCACTACATTCGGCAAGCCCGGACGTGAAATACGCCCGGTGTTTTTCACCGGATGGGGAGTCGATGACCAATACATAGACAAATACCCGGGCTATGGGATCAACCTTACCGGCTCCGAGACGGGGCCCTGGGAAGTCTTTCCTGAAGAGGGCAAAACGGAAGATACTCCGATCACACGCCTGAAAGACAGAATATCTAAGTCGCAAAAAGCCGGGGTCGCATACGATCTGCTGATAAGCCCGCATTACTTTCCTGCGTGGGTGATTAACAAATATCCCGACCTGCGCACGACAAATTCGGAGTTTATACAATACTGCCTGCATGATCCCGACGGGCAGGAATTCCTCAAGCAGTATATCGAGCATATACTCACTCCCCTGAAGGACAATGTAAACCTATTCAGCATATGCCTGTCGAATGAACCCAAAAATGAGGAGATACCGTGCAAATACGGCGCGATAGACTGGCACGAATGGCTGCAGAAAAAGCATGGCGATATCAACACCCTCAACAGCCGCTGGGGGACCGGTTACCTGAGCTTTGACGATATAGAACTGCCCAACCCTCACGACGATAACACCAAACAGCCGATGACCAGGTGGGCGGACTATGTGCGCTTCAATCAGGAGTTTTTCACCGGCTGGCACAAGATGCTGGCGGACGCGGTCCATGCCGTCGCCCCGGGTGTGCCGGTGCATGCCAAGGCGCAGACATATACTCTTACGGAAGCCGATGCGGTCAAATTCGGCAATGACGCATATCTTCTGGGCCAGGTGACCGACATCAGCGGCAACGACAGTATGTGCTGGTATCACTTCGGCAAATATGCCTTTGCAAACGGTTGGCTGACCAATGCCATGAACTACGACCTGCAGCGGTCGGTCAAGAACGCGCCCATATTCAACTCAGAAAACCATATTATTCTGGATGGTGAGACCAGGTATATACCGGCGGAGCATGTAAGGGCGGCGCTCTGGCAACAGGCGGTCCATGGGCAATGCGCGACCGAGATGTGGGTATGGGGTCGTTCTTTCGACAAGAAGAGTGTCGCCTATGGCAGCATAAAGAGCCGTCCCAAGTGCGCGGAAGCGGTCGGCATAGTCAACTGTGATCTGAACCGCGCCGCTAAAGAAGTTGCCGCTCTGCAGCAGGCTCCCGCGCAGGTGCAGATACTGCATGACACCAGCGCGCTGATATATGACGGCAAGCCTTATACCGATTCTCTGGATAGCGTATATTCCGCGCTCTTTTTTACCGGGGTCAAGACAGGGTTTATCACCGAGCGGCAGTTGGAGGACGGCATTGAGCCGAATGCGCCGGTGGTCTGCATCCCAAACGCCGCGCACTTATCGGACGGCGCATTCAAGACCCTGCAAAAGTATAAAGGCCATGTCATATTGATCGACAGCGCCAATCTGCTCACTAATAACGAGTATGACAAACCAAGAGACGAACGCATAGCCGGTGATGTTATCTACTGCGACAAGGACGATACCATTTCACAAAAGCTCTCGGCAGACATAGGGTCCAAACTCGCGGCGTGGAATGTGCTCCCGGAGATAACTCCGCTCACGTTGGACAATAAGCCTGCCTGGGGAGTAGAGTGGAAGGAAGCAACGATGGGCGGCGGGACAGTAATAAATCTCTGCAACTATCTGCATGAGCCGGTCACGGTCAAACTCTCCAGAGGGGGCAAGAACGTGAACGCCGTGGATG